DNA sequence from the Streptomyces sp. NBC_01264 genome:
ATGCGGACCCTCGACCTGTTCGCGGCCACGGCAGCGGTCAGCCGCTCGCCTACGCCCGCTAAGGACCAGCCATGACCTCCACCCCGTACACCGTCAACGACGTCATGACGAAGCCCGTCACCACCGTCGCCCCCACCACCGATTTCAAGGAGATCGTCGCTGCGATGGAGCGTTGGCAGGTCACCGCGGTCCCCGTCATAGAGGGAGAAGGCCGTGTCGTCGGCGTCGTCTCCGAAGCCGACCTCCTCCCGAAGGAGGAGTTCCACGAGCACCGCCCGGGCCTCATCGAGCAGATGCGCCGCCTCGGCGACACCTCCAAGGCCGGCTCCGTCCGGGCCGAGGAACTGATGACCAGTCCCGCCGTCACCATCCGCCCCGAGGCCACACTCCCCCAGGCCGCCCGCCTGATGGCTGAGCGCCGCATCAAGCGCCTCCCGGTCGTCGACGCCAACGGCACCCTCAAGGGCATCGTCAGCCGCGCCGACCTCCTCAAGGTCTTTCTCCGCACCGACGATGAACTCGCCGCCGAGATCCGCCACGAAGTCGTCGAGCAGCTCTTCCCCGTATCACGGAGGGCAGTCAAGGTCGGCGTCACGCACGGAATCGTCACGCTCACCGGCCAGGTACGCGACGCACACCGCATCCCCGTGGCCACGCGCCTCGCTCAGGCCGTCGAGGGAGTCGTCAGCGTGCGCAATCGCCTGGAATTGCTCGAGTCCGCCTCGGATGACGGAGCCTAGGGAGCCAGATCCCGCCTCATCAGCAACGTATGGGCCGCGAAGAGTCCGAGCACTCCGACGCCTACGAGAACTCCCAATTGCGGCCAGAGCACATGCCCTTGGGCTAGCGCGTCACCGGGTGTGTAGTAGTGGAACGGGCTGATGAAGCGCAGCGGCGCTGCCTTCGACCACGCCAGGGCGATGAAGTTCAGCGCAAAGCCCACTGCCCCGATCGCGATGG
Encoded proteins:
- a CDS encoding CBS domain-containing protein encodes the protein MTSTPYTVNDVMTKPVTTVAPTTDFKEIVAAMERWQVTAVPVIEGEGRVVGVVSEADLLPKEEFHEHRPGLIEQMRRLGDTSKAGSVRAEELMTSPAVTIRPEATLPQAARLMAERRIKRLPVVDANGTLKGIVSRADLLKVFLRTDDELAAEIRHEVVEQLFPVSRRAVKVGVTHGIVTLTGQVRDAHRIPVATRLAQAVEGVVSVRNRLELLESASDDGA